Genomic segment of Tistrella bauzanensis:
GTCACCATGAAGCCCACCTGACTGACGATCGAGAAGGCGAGCACCCGGCGCAGGTCGTTTTCCACCAGCGCATAGACCGCGCCATAGGCGGCCATGACGATGCCGGTCCAGATCAGGATCTCGGCGCCGGGAAACAGCCGGATCAGCACCAGGACCGCCGCCTTGGTGGTGAAGGCCGACAGGAACACCATGCCGGTGGACGACGCCGTCGGATAAGCGTCCGACACCCACGACCACAGCGGCGGCGCGCCGGCGTTGATCACCACGCCGGCCAGGATCATCCACGCGGTCCAGATGCCGGCATTCAGCCCGTCGGTCAGGGCGGCGACGGTGTTGTCACCGCCACCAGCCAGATGCCCGGCGATGCCGACCATCAGCACCATGCCGCCAAACAGATGCACTTGCAGATAGCGCATGGCCGCGCGCCGGGCACGGTCGGTGCCGGCGGCCCAGATCACCACAGTCGATCCGACCGCCAGGATCTCCCAGAACACCAGCACGGTCAGCAGATCGCCGGCGAAGGCAAGGCCGATGGCGCCGGCGCCATAGCCCTGCGCCGCCACCAGTTCGGTCGTGCCGGCGCGGGGCAGGGCATAAAGGCCGCCGGCCAGCGCCGCCAGCGCGAAGATGGTGGCGAAGGCGCGGCCCGTGGCATCGACCGATACCGGCACCAGAACCTGATCCAGCCACGCATGGGCCGGGCCTGCGCCATCGGGTAGCAGCCACACCACCGCCAGGGTGGCAAGCGGCGCCAGGATCACCGGCACCGCGCGCAGCGCGCGTGGCAGCAGCGCCGTCAGCAGCGCACCCAGAAGCAGCAGCACCGTCGGCGGCAGGGTGGCGAACAGGCCGGCATCCGTCATCCCGGCGTCAGTCATCATCGTCGGTCTCCGCGGCCGGGGGGGGTGCGGGGCGGCCCAGCGTCAGCACCAGCCCACGCGCGACAACCACGGCGGCAAGCCCGGCGAGCAGGCCGAACCAGCCATGAAAGGCGAAGATCTCGTCGAAGCCCAGATAGCCGTGGCGATGGATGCCAAGCTCGGCCAGGGCCGACAGCACCAGGACCGCCACGGCGATGCCGAGCCCGATCCGTGACACGCCGAGCGCCAGCGGTGCCGACGCCGTGGCCCGGGCGGGCGGGGCAGGTTTGGAACGGACGGAGCCGGTCAACGCACACCTCCCTGAGTGACCGCGTTGGCCAGGGCCTCGGCCAGCGCCAGCACGGGATCGGGGTAGAGGAACAGCAGCAGGGTCAGGCCGGCGGTGGTCATGATCGCCAGCACCATCGGCAGGGGCGCCTCGCCATGGGGGCCGTGATGATCGTCGCCTTGGGCGCCGGCCGCCCCCACGGATTTCGCCGCCACCGGTGCCCGGAAGAAGGCGCGCCACACGATCGGCAGGAAATAGGCCGCGTTCAGCAGGGTCGACGCGGCCAAAGCCGCCACCGCCACCCAGTATTGCGACGACAGCGCGCCTTCCAGCATGAACCACTTGCTGGTGAAGCCCACCGCCGGCGGCAGGCCGATCATCGACAGGGTGGCCAGCGTGAAGGCGCCCATCGTCCATGGCATCCGCCGGCCGATACCGTCCAACTGGCTGACATAATCCTTGTGGGCGGCGGTGTGGATGGCGCCGGCCGCGAAGAACAGGGTG
This window contains:
- a CDS encoding proton-conducting transporter transmembrane domain-containing protein, producing MMTDAGMTDAGLFATLPPTVLLLLGALLTALLPRALRAVPVILAPLATLAVVWLLPDGAGPAHAWLDQVLVPVSVDATGRAFATIFALAALAGGLYALPRAGTTELVAAQGYGAGAIGLAFAGDLLTVLVFWEILAVGSTVVIWAAGTDRARRAAMRYLQVHLFGGMVLMVGIAGHLAGGGDNTVAALTDGLNAGIWTAWMILAGVVINAGAPPLWSWVSDAYPTASSTGMVFLSAFTTKAAVLVLIRLFPGAEILIWTGIVMAAYGAVYALVENDLRRVLAFSIVSQVGFMVTAVGIGTPLALAGASAQAFAHILYKSLMTMAAGHMVAATGRRDLADLAGIGRRMPLTWAALLIGGLGLAAVPLTAGFVSKGVILSAAGKDGFGVAWACLVGLAVVSSVYAALKLPIVLWGTTGARRITTTSRGLDGGTLAEPGVMQMVAMAFLAALVIGIGMVPGTLLGLFPASADYAVFTADHLITQVQLLAAAAVVWFLAAPRLAPGHGRLRDLDWIYRSLIPRLASEFAIHGDPLRSGIVRRIRHRIDFVMASVFRIHGPEAPLARDWPTGGTVLGITVMLGLCLVVYYAA